Proteins from a genomic interval of Cyanobium sp. AMD-g:
- a CDS encoding integron integrase yields MADASRAPGLIQRYREELQVRHYARRTVNTYEQWLRRFLRFHGRRHPREMGSAEVNAFLSHLAVELQVRASTQNQALAALLFLYRELLERDLELEGVVRARTRRRLPVVLSEAEVRAVRQRLEGEAALVVGLLYGSGLRLMEALRLRVKDLDVERCELTVRDGKGRKDRLTVLPQSLVLQLQEHLLKVCQLHRGDLVAGWGRVVMPYALARKYPNADREWAWQWVFPQQNRLDPSVVQKAVKRAVAEVGLTKAASCHTFRHSFATHLLERGQDIRTIQELLGHQDVSTTMIYTHVLNRGTLGVCSPADMI; encoded by the coding sequence ATGGCCGACGCCAGCCGGGCCCCCGGTCTGATCCAGCGTTATCGCGAGGAGCTGCAGGTGCGCCATTACGCACGCCGCACCGTGAACACCTACGAGCAGTGGCTGCGGCGATTCCTGCGGTTTCACGGCAGGCGTCACCCGCGCGAGATGGGCAGTGCGGAGGTGAATGCCTTTCTGAGCCATCTGGCAGTGGAGCTGCAGGTGAGGGCCTCCACCCAGAACCAGGCGCTGGCGGCTCTGCTGTTTCTGTACCGGGAGCTGCTGGAGCGGGATCTGGAGCTGGAGGGGGTGGTGCGGGCGCGGACACGGCGCCGGCTGCCGGTGGTGCTCAGCGAGGCGGAGGTGCGGGCAGTTCGCCAGCGACTGGAGGGAGAGGCGGCCCTGGTGGTGGGGCTGCTGTATGGAAGCGGGCTCAGGTTGATGGAGGCGCTGCGCTTGCGCGTGAAGGATCTGGATGTTGAGCGGTGTGAACTCACGGTGCGCGATGGCAAAGGAAGAAAGGACCGGCTGACCGTGCTGCCCCAGAGCTTGGTGCTTCAGCTGCAGGAGCATTTGCTGAAGGTGTGCCAGCTGCATCGGGGTGATCTGGTGGCGGGCTGGGGCCGGGTGGTGATGCCCTACGCCCTGGCGAGGAAATATCCCAACGCGGATCGGGAGTGGGCCTGGCAGTGGGTGTTTCCCCAACAGAACCGTCTCGATCCGAGCGTGGTGCAGAAGGCCGTGAAGCGGGCTGTGGCTGAGGTAGGACTTACGAAGGCGGCCAGTTGCCACACCTTCCGCCACTCCTTCGCGACCCACCTGCTGGAACGGGGGCAGGACATCCGCACGATCCAGGAACTGCTGGGTCATCAGGACGTGAGTACCACCATGATCTACACCCATGTGCTCAATAGGGGGACTCTCGGTGTCTGCAGCCCAGCAGACATGATCTAG
- a CDS encoding EF-hand domain-containing protein, which translates to MNSEATARAWDEALAALDLAEQLETLCRDMPQVGPAIAPPTSASELFRRIDRNADGRIDLEELAGLLEGAGRRADPTRLQELVARITGRVEATDLGPAELAVLLRLDRIADPGQRLQERFRLLDRDGSGHVSPDELRLCLEALGLAVAEESGGMDALIAAVDRDADGRVDAEEFRRLFQDAENRQRRCSNTSMPDRDWWGSLWPEPADTLLQMGLRPGMAMLDVGCGYGLFTIPAARLVESRPVVGLDIDADVLEQGRSLGSGLANCSWVWGDLRQLRQTFTTPFEMVFLHSTLHGIDDKVGLVREVHALLAPGGRFAVVNWLPIPREQTIWLGLPRGPKQEVRMGAEATADLVLGAEPELRLERTVPLPPFHYGLIFTKADGAIA; encoded by the coding sequence GTGAACAGCGAAGCGACCGCCCGAGCCTGGGACGAGGCGCTGGCCGCCCTCGACCTGGCGGAGCAGCTCGAGACCCTCTGCCGCGACATGCCGCAGGTGGGCCCCGCCATCGCCCCGCCAACCTCCGCCTCGGAGCTGTTCCGGCGCATCGACCGCAACGCTGACGGACGCATCGACCTGGAAGAGCTCGCCGGCCTGCTGGAAGGGGCGGGTCGGAGAGCTGATCCCACACGGCTGCAGGAACTGGTGGCACGGATCACGGGCCGGGTGGAGGCCACTGACCTGGGACCGGCGGAACTCGCGGTGCTGCTGCGCCTGGATCGCATCGCCGATCCCGGCCAGCGGCTGCAGGAACGCTTCCGCCTGCTGGATCGCGATGGTTCCGGTCATGTCTCGCCGGATGAACTGCGCCTCTGTCTTGAGGCCCTGGGCCTGGCCGTAGCGGAGGAGAGCGGCGGGATGGATGCCCTGATCGCTGCCGTCGACAGGGATGCGGACGGCCGTGTGGATGCCGAGGAATTCCGGCGGCTGTTCCAGGACGCAGAGAATCGCCAGCGGCGCTGTTCCAACACCTCGATGCCCGACCGGGACTGGTGGGGAAGCCTCTGGCCCGAGCCCGCCGACACGCTGCTGCAGATGGGATTGCGTCCCGGCATGGCGATGCTGGACGTGGGGTGCGGCTATGGCCTGTTCACGATCCCGGCCGCTCGGCTCGTGGAGTCCCGGCCGGTGGTGGGTCTCGACATCGACGCGGATGTGCTGGAGCAAGGAAGGAGCCTGGGCTCCGGTCTGGCCAACTGTTCCTGGGTTTGGGGGGATCTCCGCCAGCTACGCCAGACCTTCACCACACCCTTCGAGATGGTGTTCCTGCACAGCACCCTGCACGGCATCGATGACAAGGTCGGCCTGGTGCGCGAGGTGCATGCCCTGCTGGCCCCGGGGGGCCGCTTCGCGGTGGTGAACTGGCTGCCGATTCCCCGCGAGCAGACCATCTGGCTGGGGCTTCCGCGCGGACCGAAGCAGGAGGTGCGCATGGGGGCTGAGGCCACCGCGGATCTGGTGCTGGGCGCCGAACCGGAACTGCGGCTGGAGCGCACCGTTCCTCTGCCTCCCTTCCATTACGGCCTGATCTTCACCAAGGCCGACGGAGCAATCGCCTAG
- a CDS encoding type II toxin-antitoxin system HicB family antitoxin, whose translation MNLMNVDGYHAKIEYDEETDQFRGEILGISGGADFYGSSPDELRREFKKSLEVFLEVCKEQGIKPRRQYSGKFNLRIPPELHEKLAMTAEVQGKSINTLAQEALQRSVTA comes from the coding sequence ATGAATCTGATGAATGTGGACGGCTACCACGCCAAAATTGAGTACGACGAGGAAACAGATCAGTTTCGCGGGGAGATTCTTGGGATTTCTGGAGGGGCGGACTTCTATGGATCAAGCCCGGATGAGCTTCGACGTGAGTTCAAGAAATCACTGGAGGTTTTTCTTGAGGTCTGCAAGGAGCAAGGAATCAAGCCACGTAGACAGTATTCAGGCAAGTTCAATCTTCGAATTCCTCCTGAACTGCACGAGAAGCTCGCGATGACTGCGGAGGTGCAGGGGAAGAGTATCAACACGCTCGCTCAGGAAGCACTCCAGAGAAGTGTCACGGCATAG
- a CDS encoding glycosyltransferase family 4 protein, protein MRIAFLDSWLQDVAEGSGTAAAIGGLAGALIARGHTVERLVPEGAWPRNLLLRRLWFNLTLPRRLAAAEGRYDLVVGFDIDGFRVAHRCPVPYVCCIKGVLAEESRCESGWPRLMLWGLSRLERLNARRAPRVLSTSRYCCERIEAHYGVPAERLRLVPEGIDVGLWNPAGGDAAALAALDGAREPHTVLCVARQYPRKRVADLITAFQSVQQRLPGARLVVIGDGPEHGALRQLVQRLGLGEVVQLLGALPDDGAVREWYRRSAVFCLPSIQEGFGIVFLEAMASGLPVVSTTATAIPEVVPHGRAGLLVPPRDPAALAEALLTLLTDPALQAQQRAFGREHVGPFSWDRVAERFLEAVSPPAAAGS, encoded by the coding sequence ATGCGCATCGCCTTTCTCGATTCCTGGCTGCAGGACGTGGCCGAGGGCAGCGGCACGGCGGCGGCCATCGGCGGCCTGGCCGGGGCCCTGATCGCCCGGGGCCACACGGTGGAGCGGCTGGTGCCGGAGGGGGCCTGGCCCCGGAATCTGCTGCTGCGCCGCCTCTGGTTCAACCTCACCCTGCCCCGGCGCCTTGCGGCTGCCGAAGGCCGCTACGACCTGGTGGTGGGCTTCGACATCGATGGCTTCCGGGTGGCGCACCGCTGCCCGGTGCCCTACGTGTGCTGCATCAAGGGGGTGCTGGCGGAAGAGTCGCGCTGCGAGAGCGGCTGGCCGCGGCTGATGCTCTGGGGCCTGTCGCGGCTGGAGCGGCTCAACGCCCGCCGGGCGCCGCGGGTGCTCTCCACCAGCCGCTACTGCTGCGAGCGCATCGAGGCCCACTACGGGGTGCCGGCCGAGCGGCTGCGGCTGGTGCCGGAGGGGATCGATGTTGGGCTCTGGAACCCGGCGGGTGGGGACGCTGCCGCCCTGGCCGCCTTGGATGGGGCCCGTGAGCCCCACACGGTGCTCTGCGTGGCGCGCCAGTACCCGCGCAAGCGGGTGGCGGACCTGATCACGGCGTTCCAGAGCGTGCAGCAGCGGCTGCCGGGTGCCCGGCTGGTGGTCATCGGCGACGGGCCGGAGCACGGGGCGCTGCGGCAGCTGGTGCAGCGGCTGGGGCTGGGGGAGGTGGTGCAGCTGCTGGGGGCCCTGCCCGACGACGGTGCCGTACGGGAGTGGTACCGCCGCAGTGCGGTGTTCTGCCTGCCGTCGATCCAGGAGGGCTTCGGGATCGTGTTCCTCGAGGCGATGGCCAGTGGACTGCCGGTGGTGAGCACCACGGCCACGGCGATCCCCGAGGTGGTGCCTCATGGACGGGCCGGGCTGCTGGTGCCGCCGCGCGATCCGGCGGCACTGGCCGAGGCCCTTCTGACGTTGCTCACCGATCCCGCGCTGCAGGCCCAGCAGCGGGCCTTCGGCCGCGAGCACGTGGGCCCGTTCAGCTGGGACCGGGTGGCGGAACGGTTCCTGGAGGCGGTGTCGCCCCCGGCAGCCGCCGGATCGTGA
- a CDS encoding ester cyclase, producing the protein MSTHALHEKLDAIFNAHLQAELAGDLDETLATMSPDPHLVNVPTMVGGQGPQGVRRFYAKRLIGQFFPPDVVFETVSRTYGEQRLVDELIISFTHTIKMDHILPGVEPTGRRVEAVFVVIVGFEDDKVAYEHILWDQASVLVQLGLLDPKGLPVVGAGAAAKLRNPSLPDPFFHEG; encoded by the coding sequence ATGAGCACGCACGCTTTGCACGAGAAACTGGATGCGATCTTCAACGCGCATCTGCAGGCAGAACTGGCTGGCGACCTCGACGAGACGCTGGCGACCATGTCGCCGGATCCCCATCTCGTGAATGTTCCCACCATGGTGGGCGGTCAGGGTCCGCAGGGTGTGCGCAGGTTCTATGCCAAGCGGCTGATTGGTCAGTTCTTTCCGCCCGATGTCGTTTTTGAAACGGTGTCGCGAACCTATGGCGAACAACGACTCGTGGATGAACTGATCATCTCCTTCACGCACACCATCAAGATGGACCATATCCTGCCCGGGGTTGAACCCACTGGGCGCAGGGTGGAAGCCGTGTTTGTCGTGATCGTTGGATTCGAAGACGACAAGGTTGCCTATGAACACATCCTCTGGGATCAGGCGAGTGTTCTGGTGCAGTTGGGTTTGCTCGATCCGAAGGGTCTCCCCGTTGTTGGCGCCGGTGCCGCCGCCAAGTTGAGAAATCCGTCGCTGCCGGACCCGTTCTTCCATGAGGGTTGA
- a CDS encoding GAP family protein, which yields MFLGTVAAVYLLLGMALLLGASMLLDLLQQAGDSQPLRIAQLGAGIGLMALGARMQPWTKAGKERRAARRAAKQARTGPSLFVRMRGYATDPSAPVGAVIVFALTAAVIEAASMIPYLAGDSLTRLVRS from the coding sequence TTGTTCCTTGGCACGGTCGCCGCGGTCTATCTGCTGTTGGGGATGGCGTTGCTCCTTGGAGCTTCGATGCTGCTCGATCTGTTGCAGCAGGCGGGAGACTCACAACCGCTGAGGATCGCCCAGCTGGGCGCCGGTATCGGACTGATGGCGCTCGGTGCACGCATGCAGCCCTGGACGAAGGCCGGCAAGGAGCGTCGTGCCGCACGCCGGGCGGCAAAGCAGGCCCGCACCGGCCCGAGTCTCTTCGTACGGATGCGGGGGTATGCGACCGACCCGTCAGCCCCCGTAGGAGCGGTCATCGTCTTTGCGTTGACGGCGGCCGTGATCGAAGCCGCTTCGATGATCCCGTATCTGGCAGGCGACAGCTTGACCAGGCTTGTTCGGTCCTGA
- a CDS encoding ester cyclase, which yields MPVTSLLAYERVWIEGLNRGDVSAADEVFLPDCIFHVTGFPEPIRGVGPWKEFISGFLCAFPDLHLSVEQQLIEGDSVAFRWRGTGTHKGPLDSVPATGKEMAIEGLVIDRLVDGKVQERWEQFDQPLMLHQLGLA from the coding sequence ATGCCCGTTACTTCCTTGCTTGCGTACGAGAGGGTCTGGATCGAGGGCCTCAATCGTGGTGATGTCTCAGCAGCCGACGAAGTATTCCTGCCAGACTGCATTTTTCATGTCACTGGCTTTCCAGAGCCTATTCGTGGCGTCGGACCATGGAAAGAGTTCATCTCTGGTTTTCTGTGCGCTTTTCCCGATTTACACCTAAGTGTTGAACAGCAACTAATCGAAGGTGACTCGGTGGCATTTCGTTGGCGTGGCACGGGAACGCACAAAGGTCCGCTCGACTCGGTGCCTGCGACAGGGAAAGAAATGGCAATCGAAGGGCTCGTCATCGACCGGCTGGTTGATGGCAAGGTGCAAGAACGCTGGGAGCAGTTCGATCAGCCGCTCATGCTCCATCAACTTGGCTTAGCCTAA
- a CDS encoding phytochelatin synthase family protein: MITRKPSPCPGLVLLSLALAAPLAAGRLRAAPIPLMEPAGMELLVGSGARTDYGPLAEQFLTQANLAYCGVASTAMVLNSLAVPAPAVPGYGRYRFWTQENVFQVPAGSQVVSAEVVRRQGMTLAELTALLGAHGVKAEAIHGDQLSLEQFRALLRANLSQPGDRLLANYDRPSLGQAGGGHIAPLAAFHAPSDRVLILDVARYRYPSVWVPVADLWTAIRTLDSTSGRSRGLVTIRRLPGATPPPGTVPPPGPS; this comes from the coding sequence GTGATCACGCGCAAGCCATCCCCGTGCCCCGGCCTGGTGCTGCTGTCGCTGGCCCTGGCGGCACCGCTGGCGGCCGGGCGCCTGCGGGCGGCGCCGATCCCCCTGATGGAGCCCGCCGGCATGGAGCTGCTGGTGGGCAGCGGGGCGCGGACCGACTACGGCCCCCTGGCCGAGCAGTTCCTCACCCAGGCCAACCTCGCCTACTGCGGCGTGGCCAGCACCGCCATGGTGCTCAACAGCCTCGCCGTGCCCGCCCCGGCCGTGCCGGGCTATGGCCGTTACCGCTTCTGGACCCAGGAGAACGTCTTCCAGGTGCCGGCCGGCAGCCAGGTGGTGAGCGCCGAGGTGGTGCGGCGCCAGGGCATGACCCTGGCCGAGCTGACCGCCCTGCTGGGGGCCCACGGGGTGAAGGCCGAAGCGATCCACGGCGACCAGCTCAGCCTGGAGCAGTTCCGCGCCCTGCTGCGCGCCAACCTCAGCCAGCCCGGCGACCGCCTGCTCGCCAACTACGACCGGCCCTCCCTCGGCCAGGCCGGCGGCGGCCACATCGCCCCGCTGGCCGCCTTCCACGCCCCCTCCGACCGGGTGCTGATCCTCGATGTGGCCCGCTACCGCTACCCCTCGGTGTGGGTCCCGGTCGCCGACCTCTGGACCGCGATCCGCACCCTTGATTCCACCTCGGGCCGCAGCCGCGGCCTGGTCACGATCCGGCGGCTGCCGGGGGCGACACCGCCTCCAGGAACCGTTCCGCCACCCGGTCCCAGCTGA
- a CDS encoding type II toxin-antitoxin system RelE/ParE family toxin, whose product MADYSFTIKPSAAKELQAISDKATLSRLIEKIKSLAAQPRPSGSEKLAGRQNLYRIRQGNYRVIYSVDDNSRVVDVVKVGHRGDVYR is encoded by the coding sequence GTGGCCGATTATAGCTTCACGATTAAGCCATCGGCCGCTAAAGAGCTTCAGGCAATATCTGATAAGGCGACTCTGAGTCGATTGATTGAGAAAATCAAGTCTCTGGCTGCCCAGCCGCGGCCTTCAGGATCTGAAAAGCTCGCGGGCAGGCAGAACCTTTATCGTATTCGTCAAGGCAACTATCGGGTAATCTACTCTGTCGATGATAATTCGCGCGTTGTCGACGTTGTTAAGGTCGGCCACAGGGGAGATGTCTATCGATGA
- a CDS encoding type II toxin-antitoxin system HicA family toxin — MKRKQQRTLELIFSRPVSGSLPWRDIEALFQELGGEVSERAGSRVAVVLFGEVRVFHRPHPSPDTDKGAVASIRKWFEEH, encoded by the coding sequence ATGAAGCGGAAGCAGCAGCGCACCCTTGAGCTGATCTTCTCCCGACCTGTAAGCGGCAGCTTGCCGTGGAGGGACATTGAAGCCCTGTTTCAGGAGCTTGGTGGGGAGGTAAGCGAGAGGGCGGGCAGCCGAGTCGCGGTCGTTCTGTTTGGCGAAGTCAGGGTCTTCCACAGACCCCACCCATCGCCCGATACAGACAAGGGTGCTGTTGCTTCAATCCGCAAATGGTTCGAAGAACACTGA
- a CDS encoding BrnT family toxin yields the protein MQFDFDPGKDATNLSKHGLSIAAAAELGWDAALVWIDHRADYGEVRMVALAPIGAILCFVAFVDRVPVRRVIGLRSANRREVSHYVKAFK from the coding sequence GTGCAGTTTGATTTCGACCCTGGCAAGGACGCGACCAATCTGAGCAAGCATGGCCTCTCCATAGCGGCCGCAGCTGAGCTTGGCTGGGATGCAGCACTCGTCTGGATTGATCATCGGGCTGATTATGGTGAAGTAAGGATGGTTGCCTTGGCTCCAATTGGAGCCATACTCTGTTTTGTCGCCTTTGTAGATCGCGTGCCGGTAAGGAGAGTTATTGGTCTACGCAGCGCCAATCGCCGCGAGGTCAGTCACTATGTCAAAGCCTTTAAATAG
- a CDS encoding GNAT family N-acetyltransferase, whose product MPSALTIRPLQSADIATITGWARQEGFAPGVGDVAIYRQTDRQGLWVGWLGDEPVGCIAGVRYNASYGFIGLFLVVPAQRGRGYGVQLWRHALQHLADVPCIGLEAAPDRIDDYAGWGFAPASPTTRWQRLADHGAPAPPPAALEPPWCLLEGGAIPATAVQRFDAEREPSPRPHFLRQWLRHPAGTVLALVNRRGDCHGFGRVRPCLLADGEGWRVGPLVADSPAAARALLEGLLQRHPGTVLIDAPGANAAAAPLLASVGFAPVSRTLRMYRGAPPAVSLADVYGLACLELG is encoded by the coding sequence ATGCCCTCCGCCCTCACCATCCGCCCCCTGCAGAGCGCCGACATCGCCACCATCACCGGCTGGGCCCGCCAGGAGGGCTTCGCGCCGGGCGTGGGCGATGTGGCCATCTACCGCCAGACCGACCGCCAGGGCCTCTGGGTGGGCTGGCTCGGCGACGAGCCGGTGGGGTGCATCGCCGGGGTCCGCTACAACGCCTCCTACGGCTTCATCGGCCTGTTCCTGGTGGTGCCCGCCCAGCGGGGCCGGGGCTACGGGGTGCAGCTGTGGCGCCACGCCCTCCAGCACCTGGCCGATGTGCCCTGCATCGGCCTGGAGGCCGCCCCCGACCGGATCGACGACTACGCCGGCTGGGGCTTCGCGCCCGCCTCCCCCACCACCCGCTGGCAGCGGCTCGCCGACCACGGCGCCCCAGCCCCGCCGCCGGCCGCGCTGGAGCCCCCCTGGTGCCTGCTGGAGGGCGGTGCCATCCCGGCAACGGCTGTCCAGCGCTTCGATGCCGAGCGGGAACCCTCGCCCCGCCCCCACTTCCTGCGCCAGTGGCTCCGCCATCCGGCCGGCACGGTGCTGGCCCTGGTGAACCGCCGGGGCGACTGCCACGGCTTCGGCCGGGTGCGGCCCTGCCTGCTGGCCGATGGCGAGGGCTGGCGCGTCGGGCCCCTGGTGGCCGACAGCCCCGCCGCCGCCCGGGCCCTGCTGGAGGGCCTGCTGCAGCGCCATCCCGGCACGGTGCTGATCGATGCCCCCGGCGCCAATGCCGCCGCCGCCCCGCTGCTGGCGTCGGTGGGCTTCGCCCCCGTCTCCCGCACCCTGCGCATGTACCGGGGCGCCCCGCCGGCGGTGTCGCTGGCGGACGTCTACGGCCTGGCCTGTCTGGAGCTCGGCTGA
- a CDS encoding gluconate 2-dehydrogenase subunit 3 family protein, with translation MVLPLVASWFVALGTPSPSHSLPSEGRATLSEAEEEANCRRVSQIVTAHSAPVLAALESLARQRYGRSFSELTPEQAMTLAMAARVEGRPMSAAQRRMEERCAAWQQRVMAKESAAGGQRSLFSAQALLDRWGRERLAGLGCDCPGFRPSAEDQEQRCATRPVCPGQQGGARVPDPERGCPAIGASAWIRQQLPEFYALLGLSPRKEEVRDVIAARDRMGTPSACGPLPEPNASWPGLASLSDPGAMAPVAIAAGAACFASPTAAACQEALVRGDALVASAHRAGRDRCLGYALTARTLWALGADPRFTDLLIRFPEATRLRNEARIALRYLRVDCRGL, from the coding sequence GTGGTTCTGCCCTTGGTCGCCTCCTGGTTCGTTGCTCTCGGGACACCAAGCCCGTCCCACAGCCTGCCCAGTGAGGGCCGCGCAACCCTCAGTGAGGCAGAAGAGGAGGCCAACTGCCGGAGGGTTTCGCAGATCGTCACCGCCCATTCCGCTCCCGTGCTGGCGGCCCTGGAGTCCCTGGCCCGGCAGCGTTACGGACGGTCCTTCTCTGAACTCACCCCGGAGCAGGCGATGACCCTGGCGATGGCCGCCAGGGTGGAAGGTCGGCCGATGTCGGCGGCCCAGCGACGGATGGAGGAGCGATGTGCCGCCTGGCAGCAACGGGTGATGGCGAAGGAATCCGCGGCTGGCGGCCAGCGCTCCCTCTTCAGCGCCCAGGCGCTGCTGGACCGCTGGGGCCGTGAGCGCCTGGCTGGACTGGGCTGTGACTGCCCGGGCTTCCGCCCCTCCGCTGAAGACCAGGAGCAGCGATGCGCGACCAGGCCCGTCTGTCCCGGCCAGCAGGGTGGTGCCCGGGTTCCCGATCCGGAGCGTGGCTGCCCCGCCATTGGCGCGTCGGCCTGGATCCGGCAGCAATTGCCGGAGTTCTACGCACTCCTGGGCCTCTCCCCCCGGAAGGAGGAGGTGCGTGATGTGATCGCCGCCCGCGACCGAATGGGCACGCCTTCGGCGTGTGGTCCTCTTCCAGAGCCGAACGCCTCCTGGCCCGGTCTCGCTTCCCTCAGCGATCCTGGAGCCATGGCCCCGGTGGCCATCGCGGCGGGCGCGGCCTGTTTCGCCAGCCCGACGGCGGCCGCCTGTCAGGAGGCTCTGGTGCGGGGCGATGCGCTGGTGGCTTCCGCCCATCGGGCCGGCCGTGACCGCTGCCTGGGCTATGCCCTCACCGCCCGCACCCTCTGGGCACTGGGGGCCGATCCGCGCTTCACCGACCTGCTGATCCGCTTCCCGGAGGCGACCCGCCTGCGCAACGAGGCCCGCATCGCCCTGCGCTATCTGCGCGTCGATTGCCGGGGGCTTTAG